Proteins co-encoded in one Halostella limicola genomic window:
- a CDS encoding alpha-D-ribose 1-methylphosphonate 5-triphosphate diphosphatase, with amino-acid sequence MTWTVIEGARIVTPTGVERGSLVVDGDRIAAIAPPVPPSNPDRRIDADGKFLLPGLVDLHGDDVEQHVFPRSEARVPVEMALDACDRVTLAAGITTKFHAVAFEETPSENRSLHLARELRDALADSDELLARHRFHARCEVSDADCVAAVRDAIEDGGVSLVSLMNHAPGTGQFDDAESFERRYADGSGSAEWDAESFAERRDCDDSVLTARVKRLVDSARDAAVPVASHDDERPATVDRMRRRGVSISEFPVTEAAAEAATDRGMTTVMGAPNLVRGGSLWGNLGVETAIAADAVDVLCSDYHPHSLLRAPFVDTGEPLHRRVARVTSAPADAVGLDDRGRIEPGAVADLVLVDPDPRPAVSRVLVGGDPVYRCGNGETVP; translated from the coding sequence ATGACGTGGACGGTCATCGAGGGGGCACGCATCGTGACGCCGACCGGCGTCGAACGGGGAAGCCTCGTCGTCGACGGGGACCGCATCGCCGCTATCGCGCCGCCCGTCCCGCCGTCGAACCCCGACCGCCGGATCGACGCGGACGGGAAGTTCCTGCTTCCGGGCCTCGTCGACCTCCACGGAGACGACGTCGAACAGCACGTCTTCCCGCGGTCTGAGGCGCGCGTCCCGGTGGAGATGGCGCTCGACGCGTGTGACAGGGTCACCCTCGCAGCGGGGATCACGACGAAGTTCCACGCCGTCGCCTTCGAGGAGACGCCGTCGGAGAACCGGTCGCTCCACCTAGCGCGCGAGCTCCGCGACGCGCTCGCTGACTCGGACGAGTTGCTGGCTCGACACCGCTTTCACGCGCGGTGCGAGGTGAGCGACGCGGACTGCGTCGCGGCCGTCCGCGACGCGATCGAGGACGGCGGCGTCTCGCTGGTGTCGCTCATGAACCACGCCCCCGGGACCGGACAGTTCGACGACGCGGAGTCGTTCGAGCGCCGGTACGCGGACGGAAGCGGGAGCGCGGAGTGGGATGCGGAGTCGTTCGCGGAGCGGCGGGACTGCGACGATTCGGTACTCACCGCGCGCGTGAAGCGCCTTGTCGACAGCGCTCGCGACGCTGCGGTTCCGGTGGCCTCGCACGACGACGAGCGTCCGGCGACGGTCGACCGAATGCGGCGCCGCGGTGTGTCGATAAGCGAGTTCCCGGTGACGGAGGCCGCCGCCGAAGCCGCGACCGACCGGGGAATGACGACCGTAATGGGCGCACCGAACCTCGTCCGGGGCGGGAGCCTCTGGGGGAACCTCGGCGTCGAAACGGCGATAGCGGCCGACGCGGTCGACGTGCTCTGCAGCGACTACCACCCGCACTCGCTGCTCCGCGCGCCGTTCGTCGACACAGGCGAACCCCTCCACCGGCGGGTCGCCCGGGTGACGAGCGCCCCGGCCGACGCGGTCGGGCTAGACGACAGGGGCCGGATCGAACCAGGAGCGGTCGCCGACCTCGTGCTCGTGGATCCCGATCCGCGACCCGCGGTCAGCCGCGTACTCGTCGGCGGGGACCCCGTCTATCGATGCGGGAACGGCGAAACTGTCCCTTAA
- a CDS encoding DUF7344 domain-containing protein — protein MTNDTGPRNVLADRDDVSSALDAAFDLLATERRRNALYCLREADDPVPLLELADRVADREDESPSDARERVAISLGQVHLPKLDDAGVVDFDPQDRYVVHRGDPIVDRFLDHAAEHERPASQ, from the coding sequence ATGACGAACGACACAGGTCCCCGCAACGTGTTGGCCGACCGTGACGACGTTTCGAGCGCTCTCGACGCCGCGTTCGATCTGCTCGCGACCGAACGACGGCGGAACGCGCTGTACTGCCTCCGCGAGGCGGACGACCCGGTCCCACTGCTGGAACTCGCCGACCGGGTCGCAGACCGGGAGGATGAGTCGCCGTCGGACGCCCGCGAACGCGTCGCTATCTCGCTCGGCCAGGTTCACCTCCCGAAGTTAGACGACGCCGGCGTCGTCGACTTCGACCCACAGGACCGCTACGTCGTCCACCGCGGCGACCCGATCGTGGACCGGTTTCTCGACCACGCCGCCGAGCATGAACGGCCGGCGAGCCAGTAA
- a CDS encoding twin-arginine translocation signal domain-containing protein — protein sequence MAEHQNDGPSGKEGVTGTDDGKDGLIDRRSYLKLSGAAAASTVVAGVGSASETVHGIGFDRVVNIVDDYGADPNGNEPIDSALDSAISDGTLVQFPEGRYQFGSVDKVLTGMQSIGFQGLGDVKWVPPTGAPGDKPIFNVGGRSNSVNHFLLEDIDIDIRADNTTAGFKLLVQDGFHVENVEFIGRGDSNDYQEGGGPNIVDCFITRIASSSGEGVLKNVVAKKGSHWARYGGGRAPIWAGPGFKGTLKVIDCHFEEFGGSGIYATAIPGKIQIEGGVFRNNNGQAMRFGGDGSYVDGALIEIDASKYSGKRESQYEDRAFKHRGIVINQKSDYIDKAPGAEIRNCDIVINNHPNPGPAITARGPAKTVNVKNTRIQVNANVPAVLRVGQKDFGHHPASGTPRWLRMENVSITGDAAGGNAVVAHDAPNSVIKNCCIQQTGSSRSGVKLNNADGSRVEDSTINVSGDAVDFQSSSVETTNVERSGTCPVPSAEGDSGNGSETDDSTNTEDSTDQPQADYEVRIAGKGTATNYEFTASDGLRAADNSLETWDTISGTSASGWVTDSTNEDAFAVVGKVTEFTFVEGDADVYVDGQLVDDPVAATGSSDSTDGSGGSTDDTSDSTNDTSDSTDDTSQDQTTQRELRIVGKGTATNYEFTVSDTLESADGTLETWDAIDGTTASGWVTDSTNEDAFAFVGEITEFAFVEGDADVYVDGQLVDDPVVATQSTDGSGDSTDDTSSQPTEYELRIVGKGTSTNYEFTTSEDLQVANDSLETWDTIDGTTASGWVTESSHEDAFTVVGEVTEFAFVEGDADVYVDGQLVDDPVVATQSDTSDGSTGDTSLPNTIVIDNSTVSGQSTYSFGVSGDIEKDSSAGSVEDDDVVSGSTVEGQVEGDKDAYRFSGDITTFNLDGSAAVYFEEDNA from the coding sequence ATGGCAGAGCACCAAAACGACGGGCCTTCCGGGAAGGAAGGAGTTACTGGCACCGATGATGGGAAAGACGGCCTTATCGACCGGCGTTCATACCTCAAACTGAGCGGCGCGGCCGCGGCGAGCACAGTCGTCGCCGGCGTCGGATCCGCGTCGGAGACGGTACACGGTATCGGGTTCGACCGCGTGGTCAACATCGTCGACGACTACGGCGCTGACCCGAACGGGAACGAGCCGATCGACTCGGCGCTCGACAGTGCGATCAGCGACGGGACGCTCGTCCAGTTCCCCGAGGGCCGGTATCAGTTCGGCTCCGTCGATAAGGTCCTCACCGGCATGCAGAGCATCGGGTTCCAGGGCCTCGGCGACGTGAAGTGGGTCCCCCCGACGGGCGCGCCCGGCGACAAGCCGATCTTCAACGTCGGCGGCCGCAGCAACTCTGTTAACCACTTCTTACTGGAGGATATCGACATCGACATCCGGGCCGACAACACCACGGCCGGCTTCAAGCTCCTCGTTCAGGACGGCTTCCACGTGGAGAACGTCGAGTTCATCGGCCGCGGCGACTCCAACGACTATCAGGAGGGCGGCGGACCGAACATCGTCGACTGTTTCATCACGCGCATCGCCAGCAGCAGCGGCGAGGGCGTCCTCAAGAACGTCGTCGCGAAGAAGGGCTCGCACTGGGCCCGGTACGGCGGCGGCCGCGCGCCCATCTGGGCCGGCCCCGGCTTCAAGGGGACGCTCAAGGTCATCGACTGTCACTTCGAGGAGTTCGGCGGGTCCGGCATCTACGCGACCGCCATTCCCGGTAAGATACAGATCGAAGGCGGCGTGTTCCGAAACAACAACGGGCAGGCCATGCGCTTCGGGGGCGACGGCAGCTACGTCGACGGCGCGCTGATCGAGATCGACGCCAGCAAGTACTCCGGCAAGCGCGAGTCCCAGTACGAGGACCGCGCGTTCAAGCACCGCGGCATCGTCATCAACCAGAAGTCCGACTACATCGACAAGGCGCCCGGCGCCGAGATCCGGAACTGTGACATCGTCATCAACAACCACCCGAACCCTGGCCCGGCGATCACCGCCCGCGGCCCGGCGAAGACGGTGAACGTCAAGAACACGCGCATCCAGGTCAACGCGAACGTCCCCGCCGTGCTCCGCGTCGGCCAGAAGGACTTCGGCCACCACCCCGCGTCCGGCACCCCGCGCTGGCTCCGCATGGAGAACGTCAGCATCACGGGCGACGCCGCCGGCGGCAACGCCGTGGTCGCACACGACGCACCCAACTCGGTCATCAAGAACTGCTGCATCCAGCAGACTGGTTCCAGCCGGTCGGGCGTGAAGCTGAACAACGCCGACGGGAGCCGCGTCGAGGACAGCACGATCAACGTCAGCGGCGACGCCGTCGACTTCCAGAGCAGTTCCGTCGAGACCACCAACGTCGAACGGTCGGGCACGTGCCCGGTTCCCTCGGCCGAGGGTGATTCGGGAAACGGGAGTGAGACGGACGACTCGACGAACACCGAGGACTCCACGGACCAGCCCCAGGCCGACTACGAGGTCCGCATCGCCGGCAAGGGCACGGCGACGAACTACGAGTTCACCGCCAGCGACGGGCTTCGCGCCGCCGACAACTCCCTCGAAACGTGGGACACGATCAGCGGCACCTCCGCGTCCGGCTGGGTCACCGACTCGACCAACGAGGACGCCTTCGCCGTCGTCGGCAAAGTGACCGAATTCACCTTCGTCGAGGGCGACGCCGACGTCTACGTCGACGGCCAGCTCGTCGACGACCCCGTCGCCGCTACCGGGTCATCCGACTCCACGGACGGCTCGGGTGGCTCCACCGACGACACCTCCGACTCGACCAACGATACGTCCGACTCGACGGACGACACGTCGCAGGACCAGACGACCCAGCGCGAGCTCCGTATCGTCGGCAAGGGTACGGCAACGAACTACGAGTTCACCGTCAGTGACACGCTCGAAAGCGCCGACGGCACCCTCGAGACGTGGGACGCCATCGACGGCACCACCGCGTCCGGCTGGGTCACCGACTCGACCAACGAGGACGCTTTCGCCTTCGTGGGCGAGATCACCGAATTCGCCTTCGTCGAGGGCGACGCCGACGTCTACGTCGACGGACAGCTCGTCGACGACCCCGTCGTCGCCACCCAGTCCACGGACGGCTCGGGCGACTCCACCGACGACACGTCGAGCCAGCCGACCGAGTACGAGCTCCGCATCGTCGGCAAGGGAACGTCGACGAACTACGAGTTCACCACCAGCGAGGACCTGCAGGTGGCCAACGACTCCCTCGAGACGTGGGACACCATCGACGGCACCACCGCGTCCGGCTGGGTCACCGAGTCCAGTCACGAGGACGCGTTCACCGTCGTCGGCGAGGTCACCGAGTTCGCCTTCGTCGAGGGCGACGCCGACGTCTACGTCGACGGCCAGCTCGTCGACGACCCCGTCGTCGCCACCCAGTCCGACACCTCCGACGGCAGCACCGGCGACACGAGCCTGCCCAACACCATCGTCATCGACAACTCGACGGTGTCCGGGCAGAGCACGTACTCGTTCGGCGTGAGCGGCGACATAGAGAAGGACTCGAGCGCCGGCAGCGTCGAGGACGACGACGTCGTCAGCGGCAGTACCGTCGAAGGACAGGTCGAGGGCGACAAGGACGCCTACCGGTTCTCCGGCGACATCACGACGTTCAACCTCGACGGCTCCGCTGCGGTCTACTTCGAGGAAGACAATGCGTAA
- a CDS encoding HalOD1 output domain-containing protein, with amino-acid sequence MTYDPEANAYYAHHDWSDQGSLSVTLITALAEIADADPTEMRRLGAHVNPDALDTLFEPRTDGESRSAGRLELPVDDYHVTVYADGEIVIRP; translated from the coding sequence GTGACGTACGATCCAGAAGCGAACGCGTACTACGCACACCACGACTGGTCGGATCAGGGATCGTTGAGCGTGACGCTGATCACCGCGCTCGCGGAGATCGCGGACGCCGATCCGACGGAGATGCGGCGGCTGGGGGCCCACGTCAATCCCGACGCGCTCGATACCCTCTTCGAACCGCGGACCGACGGCGAGTCTCGGTCCGCTGGCCGACTCGAACTCCCCGTCGACGACTATCACGTCACCGTCTACGCGGACGGTGAGATCGTCATCCGTCCGTAA
- the rdfA gene encoding rod-determining factor RdfA → METAETVTVDCNCKVGRVIDRYDVPELHEELADRWGEDSLRDLEEYVNQNLLRAAMRRSGMEVLDGEVENFYELLVGDDTSEGVRVEARKRLERASVDVDAVRDDFVSHQSIHTHLRECLDTTYEDERSDEDRIESATDTVFALQNRTAAVTDGTLSQLRDADVMALGEFDVFVDVNVTCNECGRHHEVGALLERGGCECQQ, encoded by the coding sequence ATGGAAACGGCAGAGACGGTGACCGTCGACTGCAACTGTAAGGTCGGCCGGGTCATCGACCGGTACGACGTTCCGGAGCTACACGAGGAGCTCGCCGACCGCTGGGGCGAGGACAGTCTCCGGGACCTGGAGGAGTACGTCAATCAGAACCTGCTCCGGGCCGCCATGCGCCGTTCGGGGATGGAAGTGCTCGACGGCGAGGTGGAGAACTTCTACGAACTCCTCGTCGGCGACGACACGAGCGAGGGCGTTCGCGTCGAGGCCCGAAAGCGGCTCGAACGGGCCTCCGTCGACGTCGACGCGGTGCGGGACGACTTCGTCTCCCACCAGTCGATCCACACCCACCTCCGGGAGTGTCTCGACACCACGTACGAGGACGAGCGGAGCGACGAGGACCGGATCGAGTCGGCGACGGACACCGTGTTCGCCCTCCAGAACCGGACGGCCGCCGTGACCGACGGGACGCTCTCGCAACTCAGGGACGCCGACGTCATGGCGCTCGGGGAGTTCGACGTGTTCGTCGACGTGAACGTCACCTGCAACGAGTGCGGCCGCCACCACGAGGTCGGCGCCCTCCTCGAACGCGGCGGCTGCGAGTGTCAGCAGTAG
- the glmS gene encoding glutamine--fructose-6-phosphate transaminase (isomerizing), with protein MCGITAHVGTDETVEELLVGLENLEYRGYDSAGVAVKNGCGIEVCKRRGEISQLKQQIRAEITGSGVGIGHTRWSTHGPPTDTNAHPHTDCTGEVAVVHNGIIENHDDLRARLEKRGHAFESDTDTEVVPHLVEEYREDGLSPEAAFRQAVQQLDGSYAVAMIDEDDDAVYATRSGSPLVMGVDDGKRFLASDAPAFLEFTDRVIYLEDGDVAVLTEDGHRITDIDGAPVERPPETVDWVAEDAEKGGYDHYMLKEIHEQPTALSQTLQGRTRSGHDEVNLEDFGPGTFADVSDVQFVACGTSYHAALYATRFLSSRGIQAQAFRAGEYATSPAPIRDETLVVGVTQSGETADTLDSLRNADARGARTLALTNVVGSTAAREADDALFIRAGPEIGVAATKTFSSQIATLALLGERIVRDVSGLASDGIADLLGSLETLDRDVQRVIDESRAERIASTYLDEESYFFIGRDIAYPVALEGALKFKEITYEHAEGFAAGELKHGPLALVTPETPVFAVFTGRHDEKTLNNVEQVQARGAPVIAVAGESHEEVHKVADEVLTYPDAAPEVAAVLANVQLQLLSYHVADRLERAIDKPRNLAKSVTVK; from the coding sequence ATGTGTGGAATCACGGCTCACGTCGGAACGGACGAGACCGTCGAAGAACTGCTCGTCGGCCTGGAGAACCTGGAGTACCGGGGATACGACTCGGCCGGCGTCGCGGTGAAAAACGGCTGCGGGATCGAGGTGTGCAAACGCCGCGGCGAGATCTCGCAGCTCAAACAGCAGATCCGGGCCGAGATCACCGGCTCGGGGGTCGGCATCGGCCACACCCGCTGGAGCACCCACGGCCCGCCGACCGACACCAACGCGCACCCCCACACCGACTGCACCGGCGAGGTCGCGGTCGTGCACAACGGCATCATCGAGAACCACGACGACCTGAGAGCCCGACTGGAGAAGCGCGGGCACGCGTTCGAGAGCGACACCGACACCGAGGTCGTCCCTCACCTCGTCGAGGAGTACCGCGAGGACGGCCTCTCCCCCGAGGCGGCCTTCCGCCAGGCGGTCCAGCAACTCGACGGGAGCTACGCGGTCGCGATGATCGACGAGGACGACGACGCGGTGTACGCCACCCGCAGTGGGTCGCCGCTGGTGATGGGCGTTGACGACGGGAAGCGGTTCCTCGCGAGCGACGCGCCCGCGTTCCTCGAGTTCACCGACCGCGTCATCTATCTGGAGGACGGCGACGTCGCCGTGCTCACCGAGGACGGTCACCGGATCACGGACATCGACGGAGCGCCCGTCGAGCGGCCCCCGGAAACCGTCGACTGGGTCGCGGAGGACGCTGAGAAGGGCGGCTACGACCACTACATGCTCAAGGAGATCCACGAGCAACCGACGGCGCTGTCCCAGACGCTCCAGGGCCGGACCAGGTCCGGCCACGACGAGGTGAACCTGGAGGACTTCGGTCCGGGGACGTTCGCCGACGTCTCGGACGTTCAGTTCGTCGCCTGCGGCACGTCATATCACGCCGCGCTGTACGCCACGCGCTTCCTCTCCAGCCGCGGGATACAGGCGCAGGCGTTCCGCGCCGGCGAGTACGCGACCAGCCCCGCGCCGATCCGGGACGAAACGCTCGTCGTGGGCGTGACCCAGAGCGGTGAGACGGCGGATACGCTGGACTCGCTCCGCAACGCGGACGCACGCGGCGCGCGCACACTCGCGTTGACGAACGTCGTCGGAAGCACCGCGGCGCGCGAGGCCGACGACGCCCTGTTCATCCGCGCAGGGCCGGAGATAGGCGTCGCGGCAACGAAGACGTTCTCCTCGCAGATCGCGACGCTCGCGCTGCTCGGGGAGCGGATCGTGCGGGACGTGAGCGGCCTCGCGAGCGACGGGATCGCGGACCTGCTCGGCTCGCTCGAGACGCTGGACCGCGACGTCCAGCGCGTGATCGACGAGAGCCGCGCGGAGCGGATCGCGTCGACGTACCTCGACGAGGAGTCGTACTTCTTCATCGGCCGCGACATCGCGTACCCGGTCGCGCTGGAGGGCGCGCTGAAGTTCAAGGAGATCACCTACGAGCACGCCGAGGGGTTCGCCGCGGGCGAGCTGAAACACGGCCCGCTCGCGCTCGTGACGCCGGAGACGCCCGTGTTCGCGGTGTTCACCGGCCGCCACGACGAGAAGACGCTGAACAACGTCGAGCAGGTGCAGGCCCGCGGCGCGCCGGTGATCGCCGTCGCTGGGGAGTCCCACGAGGAGGTCCACAAGGTCGCCGACGAGGTGCTGACCTACCCCGACGCCGCGCCCGAGGTCGCCGCCGTGCTCGCGAACGTCCAGCTCCAGTTGCTGTCGTACCACGTCGCCGACCGGCTGGAACGGGCGATCGACAAGCCGCGGAACCTCGCAAAGAGCGTGACCGTCAAATGA
- a CDS encoding DUF7553 family protein, translating to MSDLSAARTELQAASDDAAAPVREQLHSVDEGLAELVDGETTGEDEPHLDRLRELEQKLLGLEDEIENEVVRERVDAATDNIAKYRDARAREDAGDE from the coding sequence ATGTCAGACCTCTCCGCGGCGCGGACGGAGCTTCAGGCGGCGTCCGACGACGCGGCGGCGCCCGTTCGCGAACAACTGCACTCGGTCGACGAGGGACTCGCCGAGCTCGTCGACGGTGAGACGACGGGCGAGGACGAGCCGCACCTCGACCGATTGCGCGAACTGGAACAGAAGCTGCTCGGGCTGGAAGACGAGATCGAGAACGAGGTCGTGCGGGAGCGCGTCGACGCCGCGACGGACAACATCGCCAAGTACCGGGATGCCCGGGCGCGGGAAGACGCCGGCGACGAGTAG
- a CDS encoding DUF7344 domain-containing protein: protein MSVTQESVPPEGEEEIQETAEEQQTAEGEEQTKELSLDVMFEVLKNERRRFVLKYFDENEGPVALGDLAEHVAARENDKPVRELTSGERKRVYVGLYQCHLPKMDDAGIVDFNRNRGRIELGPNADLLDEYLETETETERPWPRYYLGIAAVGSVLFTAGQVGLYPFEWVTGLVVALVIAAFAGCALVHDQFADA, encoded by the coding sequence ATGAGCGTCACTCAGGAATCGGTACCGCCGGAAGGGGAAGAGGAGATCCAAGAGACAGCCGAAGAACAGCAGACGGCCGAGGGGGAGGAACAGACGAAGGAACTCTCGCTCGACGTGATGTTCGAGGTGCTCAAGAACGAACGGCGTCGGTTCGTTCTGAAGTACTTCGACGAGAACGAGGGGCCCGTCGCGCTCGGCGACCTCGCCGAACACGTCGCCGCCCGTGAGAACGACAAACCGGTGCGCGAACTGACCTCCGGGGAGCGCAAGCGCGTGTACGTCGGTCTCTACCAGTGCCATCTGCCGAAGATGGACGACGCCGGCATCGTCGACTTCAACCGGAACCGGGGACGGATCGAGCTCGGTCCGAACGCCGACCTCCTCGACGAGTACCTCGAAACCGAGACCGAGACCGAGCGGCCCTGGCCCCGCTACTATCTGGGTATCGCCGCCGTCGGCAGCGTCCTGTTCACCGCCGGCCAGGTCGGGCTATACCCGTTCGAGTGGGTCACCGGACTCGTCGTCGCGCTCGTCATCGCGGCGTTCGCCGGCTGCGCGCTCGTCCACGACCAGTTCGCGGACGCGTAG
- a CDS encoding cation:proton antiporter, giving the protein MVDQYHVTLVIISVAIFGAVVLPKLLSDKPMSFPLLYIAFGAVAFSLPIGMPTIDPVGSAELTERLTELVVIIALMGAGLKLDRPFDWRAWMSAWRLLGITMVITIFVTAVIGWWFLGMLPALAILFGAVIAPTDPVLAADVQVGEPQADQDEEIDPERQEGQIRFALTSEAGLNDGLAFPFTYAAILAAAGPGVLAVDWLGEWLAFYVVYKIVVGVIMGYVIGKVVAWLVFGAPSTTTLARVMEGSEALAATLLSYGLTEIVEGYGFIAVFVTALVLRHYEWTHDYHETLHDFAVVVERLLMAAVLILFGGALVSGLLAPLSMAGAIVAVVLVLVVRPVAGLIGMLGSSADWSERAVISFFGIRGIGSFYYLAYALNSARFGAHEEIWAIVAAIVLFSAVLHGVLANPVMAKVDAVRETRRPSPAD; this is encoded by the coding sequence ATGGTCGACCAGTATCACGTGACGTTGGTCATTATTAGCGTCGCCATTTTCGGCGCCGTCGTGTTGCCGAAGCTCCTCTCCGACAAGCCGATGTCCTTTCCGCTCCTCTACATCGCCTTCGGGGCGGTGGCGTTCTCGCTCCCTATCGGAATGCCCACCATCGACCCGGTCGGCAGCGCCGAGCTCACGGAACGGCTGACGGAACTGGTCGTCATCATCGCGCTGATGGGCGCGGGGCTGAAACTCGACCGGCCCTTCGACTGGCGCGCCTGGATGTCCGCCTGGAGGCTGCTCGGTATCACGATGGTGATCACTATCTTCGTCACCGCCGTGATAGGGTGGTGGTTCCTGGGGATGCTCCCCGCGCTGGCGATCCTGTTCGGGGCGGTCATCGCGCCGACCGACCCAGTGCTGGCCGCCGACGTACAGGTCGGCGAGCCGCAGGCGGACCAGGACGAGGAGATAGATCCGGAACGCCAGGAGGGCCAGATCCGCTTCGCGCTCACCTCGGAGGCCGGCCTCAACGACGGCCTCGCGTTCCCGTTCACGTACGCCGCCATCCTCGCGGCGGCGGGGCCGGGCGTGCTCGCCGTCGACTGGCTCGGGGAGTGGCTAGCGTTCTACGTCGTCTACAAGATCGTCGTCGGCGTGATCATGGGGTACGTCATCGGGAAGGTCGTCGCGTGGCTGGTGTTCGGCGCGCCGAGCACCACGACGCTGGCCCGCGTGATGGAGGGGTCCGAGGCGCTCGCCGCGACGCTGCTTTCCTACGGACTGACGGAGATCGTCGAGGGGTACGGGTTCATCGCCGTGTTCGTCACGGCGCTGGTGCTCCGCCACTACGAGTGGACCCACGACTACCACGAGACCCTGCACGACTTCGCGGTCGTCGTCGAGCGGCTCCTGATGGCCGCGGTGCTCATCCTGTTCGGCGGCGCGCTGGTGAGCGGGCTCCTGGCACCGCTCTCGATGGCGGGCGCCATCGTCGCCGTCGTCCTCGTCCTCGTCGTTCGGCCGGTCGCCGGGCTGATAGGGATGCTCGGCTCGTCGGCCGATTGGAGCGAGCGCGCCGTCATCTCCTTTTTCGGCATACGGGGGATCGGTTCGTTCTACTACCTGGCGTACGCACTGAACAGCGCGCGCTTCGGCGCTCACGAGGAGATATGGGCGATCGTGGCGGCTATCGTCCTGTTCTCGGCGGTGTTACACGGGGTCCTGGCCAATCCGGTGATGGCCAAAGTCGACGCGGTGCGGGAGACGCGGCGACCGTCCCCCGCCGACTGA
- a CDS encoding carboxylate--amine ligase gives MPEFGSRYCDETVTLPSPQKNLSAYKESLLDVAARSDVETIVPIREHDIYVFSKYEAEFAEHVSLVAPPLDKLRTVHDRIELFDAAEAAGVPAPDTRLLSDVDRWDEDVIVKSRYNLLTNDYHDDQPRNEVEEVKGVQYVRAGETPDEAEIVDEMGHEPIVQEHVPKSNEFMFAGIYDHGEPLATFQHEQIRGNSYVGGGGVYRKSIYRQDLEDVARRLLDHLEWHGLACIEYMEHAETGELMLTEINPRMWQSLPATVRANADFPYYYWLQSQGRQAEIDPQYDLGVGSHLLIGEFSHLLSIVQDDSPFETRPSLWESIREVLASCYQDPNFDYLRPDDPVTFAYGIREFFSRVGGSKPKNPK, from the coding sequence GTGCCCGAATTCGGGTCCCGCTACTGCGACGAGACAGTGACTCTCCCCTCCCCCCAGAAGAACCTGTCCGCTTACAAGGAGAGCCTGTTGGACGTCGCTGCTCGCTCCGACGTCGAGACGATCGTTCCCATTCGCGAGCACGATATCTACGTCTTCTCGAAGTACGAAGCCGAGTTCGCGGAACACGTCTCACTCGTGGCACCGCCGTTAGACAAGCTCCGGACGGTCCACGACCGGATCGAACTCTTCGACGCCGCCGAAGCGGCCGGCGTCCCGGCACCGGATACGCGACTCCTCAGCGACGTCGACCGGTGGGACGAAGACGTGATCGTCAAGTCCCGGTACAACCTCCTCACGAACGATTATCACGACGATCAACCCCGAAACGAGGTCGAGGAGGTGAAGGGCGTGCAGTACGTTCGAGCGGGCGAGACGCCCGACGAGGCCGAAATCGTCGACGAGATGGGTCACGAGCCGATCGTTCAAGAGCACGTTCCGAAGTCCAACGAGTTCATGTTCGCCGGTATTTACGACCACGGCGAACCGTTAGCGACGTTTCAGCACGAGCAGATCCGCGGTAACTCCTACGTCGGCGGGGGAGGCGTGTACCGGAAATCGATCTATCGGCAGGACCTCGAAGACGTCGCCCGGCGGCTCCTCGACCACCTCGAGTGGCACGGCCTGGCCTGCATCGAGTACATGGAACACGCGGAGACCGGCGAACTCATGCTGACCGAGATCAATCCTCGGATGTGGCAGTCGCTCCCCGCGACTGTCAGAGCCAACGCGGACTTTCCGTACTACTACTGGCTCCAGTCCCAGGGTCGACAGGCGGAGATCGACCCTCAGTACGACCTCGGCGTCGGCAGCCATCTCCTGATCGGCGAGTTCAGTCATCTCTTGAGCATCGTTCAGGACGACTCTCCCTTCGAGACTCGTCCATCCCTCTGGGAGTCTATCCGGGAGGTACTCGCCTCGTGCTACCAGGACCCGAACTTCGATTATCTCCGTCCCGACGACCCGGTCACGTTCGCGTACGGGATCCGAGAATTCTTCTCGCGCGTGGGGGGTTCCAAACCGAAAAACCCGAAGTGA